Genomic DNA from Cupriavidus pauculus:
TCCACGTAGAACTTCTGCTGGTCGGGCGTGACGCCGCCGGGCAGCATGAACACGCGCAGCATCTCGTACTCGACATCGAGGCCCGCTTCCTTGCACGTGGGAATGTCACCCCAGCTCTGCGTGCCCGTGATCTTGGCCGAATACTGCATGCGCGCGGGCGCGAACACGCACAGCGCGCGATGCTCGCCGGCGCGCCATTGCCCGATCGATTCGGAGGGATTGTTGACGTTGGAGTCGATATGCTTGCCCGACAACTGCGTGGCCGCCTCGCCGCCGCCCTTGTACGGGATGTAGATGAAGCGCACGCCGGCCTTGCGTTCCATCTGCGCGGTGATGATCTGGTCCTCGCGCTTGGAGCTCGTGCCGCCCATCTTGAGCTTGCCCGGATTTTCCTTGGCCTTGGCCAGATAGTCGGCCGGCGTCTTGTATGGGTCCTGCGAATTGGTCCACAGCACGAACTCGTCCTGCGCCACCATGGCCACCGGCGTCAGGTCTCGCCAGTTGAACGGCAACTGGCTGATCATCGGTACCGTGTAGAGCGCCGACGACGTGACCAGCAGCTTGTGCGGATCGCCCTTGGACGCCTTGGTGTCCATCAGCCCTTCCGCGCCGCTCGCGCCGGCCTTGTTGACGACGATGATCGGCTGGTTCATCAGCTTGTGCTTGGCGATGATGCCCTGGATCGAGCGCGCCATCTGGTCGGACGCGCCGCCCGCGCTGAACGGCACCACCATCTCCACCGGCTTGGTGGGCTCCCAGGCGAACGCCGGGGCCGCCATGCCACCTAGCAGCGACGCGCACGCCAGCGCGCGAACCGTTTGCCGCAACTTGCCCTGCAACCTTCCTTGCAACATCATGGCTTGTCTCCTTTGATGGAAACCGTGCGGTCTGATGCCGCATCGGTTCTTGTTGCCAAAAGCTGCCGCGCGCCTCAGGGCGCCGTGCGTACTCCGCCAGAATCAGGCCGCGCGCAATGCCGGTTGCGCCGCCGCGGCGCGCAGGCTCTCCATCGCCGCGAGCACGCCGCCGGTCTGGTGCGGAACGTTTGCGAGCGCGAGGCCCATCTCCACGCCGGCGAGGGTACCCATCAGCGTAAGGTCGTTGAAGTCGCCGAGATGCCCGATGCGGAAGATCTTGCCGGACACCTTCGACAGCCCCTGGCCGAGCGACATGTTGAAGTTCTCGAGCACGACCTTGCGGAACGCATCGGCGCTATGGCCTTCCGGCATGACCACGGCGGTCAGCGCGGGGCTGTACTCCGCGGGGTTCTGGCACAGGATTTCCAGACCCCAGCCGCGCACGGCGGCGCGCGTGGCTTCCGCATGGCGCTTGTGGCGCGCGAACACGTTCGGCAGGCCTTCCTCGAACAGCATGTCGCACGCTTCGGAGAGGCCGTAGAGCAGGTTCGTCGCCGGCGTGTACGGCCAGAAGCCGTTCTTGTTCGCCTCGATGATCTCTTCCCACCCCCAGAACGCCTTCGGCAGCTTCGCGTTCGCGGAAGCGGCAATCGCCTTCTGGCTCACGGCATTGAACGAGATGCCCGGCGGCAGCATCAGCCCCTTCTGCGAGCCGGACACGGTCACGTCCACGCCCCACTCGTCATGGCGATAGTCGACCGAACCCAGCGAGGAAATCGTATCGACGAGCAGCAGGGCCGGGTGGTTGGCGGCATCGATCGCGCGGCGCACGGCCGCGATATCCGAGGTCACGCCCGTGGACGTTTCGTTATGGACCACGCAGACGGCCTTGATGGTGTGCTGGCGGTCTTCCGCCAGGCGGGCGCCAATCGCGGCTGCATCCACACCATGACGCCAGTCGCCACCGAGGAACTCGGAGACCAGACCGAGTTTGTCGGCCATGCGCTTCCACAGCGACGCGAAGTGGCCGGTCTCGAACATCAGCACATGATCGCCGGGCGACAGCGTGTTGACGAGCGCCGCCTCCCACGCGCCGGTGCCGGACGCGGGATAGATCACCACGGGCTGCGCGGTCTGGAACACCTTGCGGATGTCCGCGAGCACCTTCTTGCCCAGTTGCTGGAACTCGGGACCGCGGTGATCGATGGTCGGATAGTCCATCGCGCGGAGCACCCGGTCCGGCACATTGGTCGGCCCGGGGATCTGCAGGAAGTGCCGGCCGCTCGGATGGGAATTCAGTCGGATCATATCGCCTCGTGTCTCAATTTGAATTTTGTATTCAAAAAACAGGGGTGCACTACAGGACTGGCTTGCGGGATAATGTTGGCGGGCGGTCGCGCCGCCCATCCCGTAAAAAGTCCTTATAAATCAGTATTTATCAGTCTTTCTGGTCGCCTTTTTCGCCGCATCCGGCGTGCCCGGCGACCCCGGCATGCAGTTCGTGCTTGCCTCAGAGTAGGTTTTGAATACAATACTGTCAAGCCGCGATATCACCGATGAGTCTCAATCCGACCCCTTCCTCCCAAGCCGTGGACCGCCAGATCCTGCATGTGGCGGTGGCCCAGCGCCTGCGCGCGATGATCCTGGAAGGCGAACTCGCGCCCGGGGCACGGCTCAACGAGCGGGTGCTCTGCGAACAGCTGCAGGTGTCGCGCACGCCGTTGCGCGAGGCATTCAAGGTGCTGGCCGGCGATGGCCTCGTGACGCTGCTGCCGAACCGCGGCGCCGAGGTGGTCCAGCTCTCGCAGGAAACCATCGACCATCTGTTCGAGATGATGGGCGCGCTGGAGGGCCTGTCTGGCGAACTCGCCTGCGAACGCATTACCGACGCCGAACTGAACGAGATTCGCGCGTTGCACTTCGAGATGCTCGCCTGCCATGCGCGGCGCGATCTGCCCAACTACTACGCGTTGAACCGCCGCATCCACGATGCCATCAATGCGGCGGCGCGCAATCCGATCCTCGAGGAGACCTATCGACGCATCAACCTGCGTATCCAGGCACTGCGCTTTCGCTCGAACTTCGATCAGGAAAAATGGGACATGGCCGTGCTCGAGCACGGCGCGATGCTCGACTGCCTGGCGAAGCGCGACGGCGCGGGCCTGCGTGACATCCTGCGCGCGCACCTGAAACACAAGCGCGACGCGCTGATCGCCGAACTAGAACGCGTACAGGGCGCCGCCGCCTGATCCCGCGGCGTGGCCCGAGTGCGTGCAGCAACCGGAGACCCCACGTCCATGGCTTTGCCGACCACTCCCACGCCACCCGGCGTGCAACCGCTTCACTTCATGCCGCGCGGTGGCGCGGCACCGATGCAGCAATCGCCGCTCTACCGGCGGCTGGCTGCGGAATTGCGTGGCGACGTCCTGTTCGACGCCGCGAGCCGCGGCCGGTATGCGACCGATGCGTCCATCTATCAGGTCATGCCGATCGGCGTGGTGGTGCCGCGCGACGAAGCCGACGCGCGCCTCGCGCTCGATATCGCGCGCGACCTGCACGCGCCGCTGCTGCCGCGCGGCGGCGGTACGAGCCAGTGCGGACAGACCGTGGGCGAGGCACTGGTCATCGACAACAGCAAATGGCTGAACCAGGTCATCGACTTCGATCCCGTCGCGCGTACGGTCACCGTGCAGCCCGGCATCGTGCTCGATCACCTGAACGCATGGCTCAAGCCGCATGGCCTGTGGTTCCCGGTGGATGTCTCCACCGCGGCGCAATGCACGATCGGCGGCATGACCGGCAACAACTCGTGCGGATCGCGCTCGATCCAGTACGGCAACATGGTGCACAACGTGCTCGGCATCGACGCCATCCTCGCGAACGGCGAGGAAGTGCGCTTCGACGGCAGCTGGCCCGCGGAGGGTGCCGCGCATCGTGCGATTGCCGATGGCGTGCGGCGCATCGCCGAGCGCGAACGCGATGCCATCGCCGAGATGTATCCGCACGTGCTGCGCCGCGTCGGCGGCTACAACCTCGATATCTTCTCGCCGCGGAGCGAGCGGCCCTACACCGCCGATGGCAGTGTCAACCTCGCCCATCTGCTCGTCGGCTCGGAAGGCACGCTTGCGTACTTCAAGCGCATCACGCTGCAACTGTCGCCGCTGCCGACGCACAAGACGCTCGGCGTGGTGAACTTCCCGACGTTCTATCAGGCCATGGACCTGACGCGGCATATCGTGGCCTTGCGGCCCGCTGCTGTCGAGCTCGTCGATCGCACGATGATCGATCTGTCGCGCCGGAACCCGGCGTTCCGTCCCGTGATCGAGCGCGCGCTCGTGGGCGAGCCCGAGGCAATCCTGCTCGTCGAGTTCGCCGGGGACGACCGCGATAGCACCGTGCGCGATCTCGCGCGGCTCGTCGAGCTGATGGCGGACCTCGGCCTGCCGGGATCCGTCGTCGAAATGCCCGAAGCGGGACCGCAGAAGGCGTTGTGGGAAGTGCGCAAGGCCGGCCTCAACATCATGATGAGCATGAAGGGCGACGGCAAACCCGTCTCCTTCATCGAGGACTGCGCGGTACCGCTCGAACATCTGGCCGAATACACCGCGCGGCTGACCGAGGTCTTCCACAAGCACGGCACGCGCGGCACCTGGTATGCCCATGCAAGCGTCGGCACGCTGCATGTCCGGCCCATTTTGGACATGCGCCGCGATGGCGCGGCCAAGATGCGCGCCAT
This window encodes:
- a CDS encoding Bug family tripartite tricarboxylate transporter substrate binding protein; its protein translation is MMLQGRLQGKLRQTVRALACASLLGGMAAPAFAWEPTKPVEMVVPFSAGGASDQMARSIQGIIAKHKLMNQPIIVVNKAGASGAEGLMDTKASKGDPHKLLVTSSALYTVPMISQLPFNWRDLTPVAMVAQDEFVLWTNSQDPYKTPADYLAKAKENPGKLKMGGTSSKREDQIITAQMERKAGVRFIYIPYKGGGEAATQLSGKHIDSNVNNPSESIGQWRAGEHRALCVFAPARMQYSAKITGTQSWGDIPTCKEAGLDVEYEMLRVFMLPGGVTPDQQKFYVDLMQKVVATPEWKEYLEKNALKNDFLVGQKLTDFLVADENRHKDIIKAAGFVAAAR
- a CDS encoding pyridoxal-phosphate-dependent aminotransferase family protein encodes the protein MIRLNSHPSGRHFLQIPGPTNVPDRVLRAMDYPTIDHRGPEFQQLGKKVLADIRKVFQTAQPVVIYPASGTGAWEAALVNTLSPGDHVLMFETGHFASLWKRMADKLGLVSEFLGGDWRHGVDAAAIGARLAEDRQHTIKAVCVVHNETSTGVTSDIAAVRRAIDAANHPALLLVDTISSLGSVDYRHDEWGVDVTVSGSQKGLMLPPGISFNAVSQKAIAASANAKLPKAFWGWEEIIEANKNGFWPYTPATNLLYGLSEACDMLFEEGLPNVFARHKRHAEATRAAVRGWGLEILCQNPAEYSPALTAVVMPEGHSADAFRKVVLENFNMSLGQGLSKVSGKIFRIGHLGDFNDLTLMGTLAGVEMGLALANVPHQTGGVLAAMESLRAAAAQPALRAA
- a CDS encoding GntR family transcriptional regulator — protein: MSLNPTPSSQAVDRQILHVAVAQRLRAMILEGELAPGARLNERVLCEQLQVSRTPLREAFKVLAGDGLVTLLPNRGAEVVQLSQETIDHLFEMMGALEGLSGELACERITDAELNEIRALHFEMLACHARRDLPNYYALNRRIHDAINAAARNPILEETYRRINLRIQALRFRSNFDQEKWDMAVLEHGAMLDCLAKRDGAGLRDILRAHLKHKRDALIAELERVQGAAA